In Nocardioides dokdonensis FR1436, the following are encoded in one genomic region:
- a CDS encoding potassium channel family protein produces MGCGRVGSTLARSLEDRNHTVSIIDSEPDAFRRLGPAFNGDKIAGIGFDQQVLEKAGIRRADAFAAVSSGDNSNIIAARVAREQFGIQQVVARIYDPGRAEVYQRLGITTVATVKWTADQVLRRILPAGAEPDFRDPSGTIRVDHITVPEIWIGRRTIDLQVQSRSRIAWIDRLGEGMLPVRETVLQEGDMLHLVIREDNAAHTYARLENGPEED; encoded by the coding sequence ATGGGCTGCGGCCGGGTGGGTTCGACCCTGGCCCGCAGCCTCGAGGACCGGAACCACACGGTGTCGATCATCGACAGCGAGCCCGACGCCTTCCGGCGTCTCGGGCCCGCCTTCAACGGCGACAAGATCGCCGGGATCGGCTTCGACCAGCAGGTGCTCGAGAAAGCGGGCATCCGCCGCGCCGACGCGTTCGCCGCGGTCTCCAGCGGCGACAACTCCAACATCATCGCCGCGCGGGTGGCCCGTGAGCAGTTCGGGATCCAGCAGGTCGTGGCGCGCATCTACGACCCGGGCCGCGCCGAGGTCTACCAGCGCCTGGGCATCACCACGGTCGCCACGGTCAAGTGGACCGCCGACCAGGTGCTGCGACGGATCCTCCCGGCCGGCGCCGAGCCGGACTTCCGCGACCCCAGCGGCACCATCCGGGTCGACCACATCACCGTGCCGGAGATCTGGATCGGACGCCGCACCATCGACCTGCAGGTCCAGTCCCGCAGCCGCATCGCGTGGATCGACCGGCTCGGCGAGGGCATGCTGCCCGTGCGCGAGACCGTGCTCCAGGAGGGCGACATGCTGCACCTGGTGATCCGTGAGGACAACGCCGCGCACACCTATGCGCGGCTCGAGAACGGCCCTGAGGAGGACTGA
- a CDS encoding potassium channel family protein, which translates to MRVAIAGAGAVGRSIARELITNGHEVLLIDKNASAIKPERVPDAEWLLADCCEMSSLEEARLDRCDVLISATGDDKANLVASLLAKTEFAVPRTVGRVNHPNNEWLFSEAWGVDVNVSTPRIMSALVEEAVTVGDLVRLFTFRQGQANLAEMTLPADSPYVGKPSGLIPLPDNCALVTILRDGQVYVPSPEQPVESGDELLFVVPTEQEDELERLLAPSTHGG; encoded by the coding sequence ATGCGCGTCGCCATCGCCGGAGCCGGTGCCGTGGGCCGCTCCATCGCCCGTGAGCTGATCACCAACGGCCACGAGGTGCTCCTGATCGACAAGAACGCCTCCGCCATCAAGCCCGAGCGCGTCCCCGACGCCGAGTGGCTGCTCGCGGACTGCTGCGAGATGTCCTCCCTGGAGGAGGCTCGCCTCGACCGCTGCGACGTGCTCATCTCGGCGACCGGCGACGACAAGGCCAACCTCGTCGCCTCGCTGCTGGCCAAGACCGAGTTCGCGGTGCCGCGCACCGTCGGCCGGGTCAACCACCCCAACAACGAGTGGCTCTTCAGCGAGGCCTGGGGCGTGGACGTGAACGTGTCCACGCCGCGGATCATGTCGGCGCTGGTCGAGGAGGCCGTCACCGTCGGCGACCTGGTGCGGCTCTTCACGTTCCGCCAGGGCCAGGCCAACCTCGCGGAGATGACGCTGCCCGCCGACTCGCCGTACGTCGGCAAGCCCAGCGGTCTGATCCCGCTGCCCGACAACTGCGCGCTGGTGACCATCCTGCGCGACGGGCAGGTCTACGTGCCCAGCCCGGAGCAGCCGGTGGAGTCCGGCGACGAGCTGCTGTTCGTGGTGCCCACCGAGCAGGAGGACGAGCTCGAGCGCCTGCTCGCACCCTCGACGCACGGGGGCTAG
- a CDS encoding DUF3159 domain-containing protein produces the protein MNEATHQPVAGVETVESVVRSQLGKALGGRRGMVEAAVPTLLFTIVWLSTKQLQTALVVSVAAAVLLLAVRLVQRSTVQFCVNALFGIGMGWLFVTLSARNGGSADDQALAYFLPGLLYNGGYAVVLSLTVLVGWPLVGFMVGSVTGDATAWHADKQVVRLSGTLTWLLVVPCLLRVVVQGPIWIGGYTDTIPVDTAIAVLAVLKIALGWPLQLAALAAMMWVLGRNHTPVESVPRS, from the coding sequence GTGAACGAGGCGACCCACCAGCCCGTCGCGGGCGTCGAGACCGTCGAGTCGGTCGTGCGCAGCCAGCTGGGCAAGGCCCTGGGCGGGCGGCGCGGCATGGTCGAGGCGGCCGTGCCCACGCTGCTCTTCACGATCGTGTGGCTGAGCACCAAGCAGCTGCAGACCGCCCTCGTCGTCAGCGTCGCGGCGGCGGTGCTCCTCCTGGCGGTCCGGCTCGTGCAGCGCTCGACGGTGCAGTTCTGCGTCAATGCCCTGTTCGGCATCGGGATGGGCTGGCTCTTCGTCACCCTGTCCGCCCGCAACGGCGGCAGCGCCGACGACCAGGCGCTGGCGTACTTCCTACCCGGCCTGCTCTACAACGGCGGGTACGCCGTCGTGCTGAGCCTGACGGTCCTGGTCGGCTGGCCGCTGGTCGGCTTCATGGTCGGCAGCGTCACCGGCGACGCCACTGCCTGGCACGCCGACAAGCAGGTCGTGCGCCTGAGCGGCACCCTTACCTGGCTGCTGGTGGTGCCGTGCCTGCTGCGCGTCGTCGTCCAGGGTCCGATCTGGATCGGCGGCTACACCGACACGATCCCGGTGGACACCGCCATCGCCGTGCTCGCCGTGCTCAAGATCGCGCTCGGCTGGCCGCTCCAGCTCGCCGCCCTCGCCGCCATGATGTGGGTGCTCGGCCGCAACCACACCCCCGTCGAGAGCGTCCCGCGCTCCTAG
- a CDS encoding OB-fold nucleic acid binding domain-containing protein — protein MPDKSRLRRSISRWANSSDQEARDLRKTYVEPGHDCIADAVDRSRVRLRGTLRTVTLRPRGGVPALEAELFDGSGSITVVWLGRRRITGIDPGVAMAVEGRIGMQDGVRVIFNPRYELIP, from the coding sequence ATGCCCGACAAGAGCCGGCTGCGGCGCAGCATCAGCCGCTGGGCGAACAGCTCGGACCAGGAGGCGCGCGACCTGCGCAAGACCTACGTCGAGCCCGGCCACGACTGCATCGCCGACGCGGTCGACCGTTCCCGGGTCCGGTTGCGCGGCACGCTGCGCACGGTCACGCTGCGGCCCCGCGGCGGCGTACCCGCCCTCGAGGCCGAGCTCTTCGACGGCTCCGGGTCCATCACGGTGGTCTGGCTCGGGCGACGTCGCATCACCGGCATCGACCCCGGCGTGGCGATGGCCGTCGAGGGCCGCATCGGCATGCAGGACGGCGTCCGCGTCATCTTCAACCCGCGCTACGAGCTGATCCCGTGA
- a CDS encoding DUF3710 domain-containing protein — protein MKFRRKSDATAPVEADAVDEAQTGVQGPFDAADLPELPDGGERIDLGSLLVAPLEGLELRLQVDEATQEIQAVMLAGGDGALELRAFAAPRNGDLWADVRPQIADDMAQRGGTAVEQEGLFGPELVCELTRTMPDGRTGKQLSRIIGINGPRWMLRATLIGAPARGTEVPEPWLGALTQVGVQRGQGAMPVGEALDLVLPEGARPVGPVVPPGTKDDRGRATDHPHFGHDHD, from the coding sequence GTGAAGTTCCGCCGCAAGTCCGATGCCACCGCGCCCGTCGAGGCCGACGCGGTCGACGAGGCCCAGACCGGTGTGCAGGGACCCTTCGACGCCGCGGACCTGCCCGAGCTGCCCGACGGCGGCGAGCGCATCGACCTCGGGTCGCTGCTCGTCGCGCCCCTCGAGGGTCTCGAGCTGCGCCTGCAGGTCGACGAGGCCACCCAGGAGATCCAGGCCGTGATGCTGGCCGGTGGCGACGGTGCCCTCGAGCTGCGTGCCTTCGCGGCACCGCGCAACGGCGACCTGTGGGCCGACGTGCGCCCCCAGATCGCCGACGACATGGCCCAGCGCGGCGGCACCGCGGTCGAGCAGGAGGGGCTCTTCGGCCCCGAGCTGGTCTGCGAGCTGACCCGCACGATGCCCGACGGTCGCACCGGCAAGCAGCTCTCGCGCATCATCGGCATCAACGGCCCCCGCTGGATGCTGCGCGCCACGCTCATCGGCGCGCCCGCCCGCGGCACCGAGGTCCCGGAGCCGTGGCTGGGGGCGCTGACCCAGGTCGGTGTCCAGCGCGGTCAGGGCGCGATGCCCGTCGGCGAGGCCCTCGACCTCGTCCTGCCGGAGGGTGCGCGCCCCGTCGGACCGGTCGTGCCGCCGGGCACCAAGGACGACCGCGGCCGGGCCACCGACCACCCCCACTTCGGCCACGACCACGACTGA
- the dut gene encoding dUTP diphosphatase — MSHTDPDDRPGGPADLAVQVVRLDPDLPLPSYAHPGDAGADLLTTVDVRLAPGERALVPTGISIALPSGYVALVHPRSGLAARHGLSIVNAPGTVDAGYRGEVKVLLVNLDTHKPVELRRGDRIAQLVLQRVERAHFVEVEALPSSVRGSGGYGSTGGFAST; from the coding sequence GTGAGCCACACCGACCCCGACGACCGCCCCGGCGGCCCCGCCGACCTCGCCGTCCAGGTGGTCCGCCTCGATCCCGACCTGCCGCTGCCGAGCTACGCCCACCCCGGCGACGCCGGGGCCGACCTGCTCACGACGGTCGACGTCCGGTTGGCGCCCGGGGAGCGGGCGCTGGTCCCGACCGGGATCTCCATCGCGCTCCCGTCGGGCTACGTCGCCCTGGTGCACCCCCGCTCGGGTCTCGCGGCCCGCCACGGCCTCTCCATCGTCAATGCGCCCGGCACCGTCGACGCCGGCTACCGCGGCGAGGTGAAGGTGCTGCTGGTCAACCTGGACACCCACAAGCCGGTCGAGCTCCGACGCGGCGACCGCATCGCCCAGCTGGTCCTGCAGCGTGTGGAGCGCGCACACTTCGTGGAGGTGGAGGCTCTCCCTTCGTCGGTCCGAGGCTCCGGCGGCTACGGTTCTACGGGTGGGTTCGCCTCGACCTGA
- a CDS encoding DUF3093 domain-containing protein, with amino-acid sequence MDATSDYRERLSVPLRWWVQGTMLVASLWLAVVVAVPEPLAWSVTAVAVTLMTVLLVRFGSPVISVSGGVLRAGRARIDVAHLGAVEALDADAARRAAGVDADARAYLLLRPYRKQAVRVQIEDPADPTPYWLLSTRRPTELAAALSAASPRVSPPRPSNG; translated from the coding sequence GTGGACGCGACCTCGGACTACCGCGAGCGACTCTCGGTGCCGCTGCGCTGGTGGGTGCAGGGCACGATGCTGGTCGCCAGCCTCTGGCTGGCGGTCGTCGTGGCCGTCCCCGAGCCGCTCGCCTGGAGCGTCACCGCGGTCGCGGTCACGCTGATGACGGTGCTGCTCGTGCGCTTCGGCTCGCCGGTCATCAGCGTCTCCGGCGGCGTCCTGCGCGCCGGCCGGGCCCGCATCGACGTGGCGCACCTCGGCGCGGTCGAGGCGCTCGACGCCGACGCCGCCCGTCGGGCCGCGGGGGTCGACGCCGACGCCCGCGCCTACCTGCTGCTGCGGCCCTACCGCAAGCAGGCCGTGCGGGTGCAGATCGAGGACCCCGCCGACCCGACGCCGTACTGGCTGCTCAGCACCCGGCGCCCCACGGAGCTCGCGGCCGCGCTGAGCGCCGCCTCCCCACGGGTGTCTCCCCCGCGCCCGAGCAATGGGTAA
- a CDS encoding DUF4235 domain-containing protein → MSLGSSVGAAIAARKALEASWKTAARRKPPANPADPDIDVWEAVTWAIATGAIASVARMLAQRRAAEYYTRSTGHLPPPLQKDGQ, encoded by the coding sequence ATGTCGCTGGGCTCCTCGGTGGGCGCAGCGATCGCGGCCCGCAAGGCGCTCGAGGCGTCCTGGAAGACGGCGGCACGGCGCAAGCCGCCCGCCAACCCGGCCGACCCCGACATCGACGTCTGGGAGGCCGTGACCTGGGCGATCGCGACCGGCGCCATCGCCTCGGTGGCCCGGATGCTCGCCCAGCGCCGCGCAGCGGAGTACTACACCCGCTCGACCGGGCACCTGCCCCCGCCGTTGCAGAAGGACGGCCAGTAG
- a CDS encoding DUF4193 domain-containing protein gives MATDYDAPRKNEEDQSEESIEELKARRHDKNSGKVDEDETEAAESFELPGADLSHEELSVEVKPKQEDEFTCMSCFLVHHRSQLANEKKMICRDCD, from the coding sequence ATGGCCACCGACTACGACGCACCGCGCAAGAACGAGGAAGACCAGTCCGAGGAGAGCATCGAGGAGCTCAAGGCTCGCCGCCACGACAAGAACTCCGGCAAGGTCGACGAGGACGAGACCGAGGCGGCCGAATCCTTCGAGCTCCCCGGTGCGGACCTGTCGCACGAGGAGCTGTCCGTCGAGGTCAAGCCCAAGCAGGAGGACGAGTTCACCTGCATGAGCTGCTTCTTGGTGCACCACCGTTCACAGCTGGCGAACGAGAAGAAGATGATCTGCCGCGACTGCGACTGA
- a CDS encoding inositol monophosphatase family protein, translated as MSRPPELPAQLGDLALEVARAAAALVREHRERGVAVAATKSSDVDVVTEADRASEVLIRRLLLEARPDDAVLGEEGDDVAGTSGVRWVVDPIDGTVNFLYGLPQYAVSIAAEVEGRTVAGVVLNVATGTEYAAHLGPHGPVGTRDGRPVGVRGPAPLAQMLVATGFSYDSEVREQQARSLVRLLPQVRDVRRLGSCALDLCAVAEGTVDAYVEEGVHLWDHAAGALVARAAGARTEVLPGASGRDLLLCAPAHVFEEFRALVRAAGYAAGGPTGE; from the coding sequence GTGAGCCGGCCACCGGAGCTGCCCGCGCAGCTGGGCGACCTGGCGCTCGAGGTCGCCCGCGCCGCTGCCGCCCTGGTGCGCGAGCACCGCGAGCGGGGCGTCGCCGTGGCCGCGACCAAGTCCAGCGACGTCGACGTCGTCACCGAGGCCGACCGGGCCAGCGAGGTGCTCATCCGGCGGCTGCTGCTCGAGGCCCGCCCCGACGACGCGGTCCTCGGCGAGGAGGGCGACGACGTCGCGGGCACCTCGGGCGTCCGGTGGGTCGTCGACCCCATCGACGGCACCGTGAACTTCCTCTACGGGCTGCCGCAGTACGCCGTGTCGATCGCCGCCGAGGTCGAGGGCCGCACGGTCGCCGGGGTCGTGCTCAACGTCGCCACCGGCACCGAGTACGCCGCGCACCTGGGCCCCCACGGCCCGGTCGGGACCCGCGACGGCCGCCCCGTCGGCGTACGCGGCCCGGCGCCGTTGGCGCAGATGCTCGTGGCCACCGGGTTCTCCTACGACAGCGAGGTGCGCGAGCAGCAGGCCCGCTCGCTGGTGCGGCTGCTGCCGCAGGTGCGCGACGTGCGCCGGCTCGGCTCGTGCGCGCTCGACCTGTGCGCGGTCGCGGAGGGCACCGTCGACGCCTACGTCGAGGAGGGCGTGCACCTGTGGGACCACGCCGCCGGCGCCCTCGTGGCCCGTGCAGCGGGCGCCCGCACCGAGGTGCTACCCGGCGCGAGCGGACGCGACCTGCTGCTGTGCGCCCCCGCGCACGTCTTCGAGGAGTTCCGTGCCCTGGTGCGGGCGGCCGGCTACGCGGCCGGCGGACCGACCGGGGAATAA
- a CDS encoding ferrochelatase, whose product MATPVTGPDVQPYDALLLVSFGGPEGPDDVVPFLENVTRGRGIPRERLEEVGKHYHLFGGRSPINDQCRALKSAIEADLAGAGIDLPVYWGNRNWDPYLTETLAQMAEDGISRAACFVTSAYSSWSSCRQYRENLWDAVDALPGGVEGSPVRLDKLRHYFNHPGFVEPNVDATLAALADLPHGVRAGARLVFVTHSIPDSMNETSGDPTARYEGAGAYVAQHRDVARVITEKVAAETGTLHEHDLVFCSRSGSPHTPWLEPDINDHLEALRDRGVPAVVMVPVGFVSDHMEVIYDLDTEAVETAERIGLPVRRAATAGTDARFVATVRDLLVERATVERGEDVVRASVGDTGPMWDVCPVGCCANPRAERPALCGRDT is encoded by the coding sequence ATGGCTACTCCCGTGACCGGCCCCGACGTCCAGCCCTACGACGCGCTCCTGCTGGTCTCCTTCGGCGGGCCCGAGGGTCCCGACGACGTGGTGCCCTTCCTCGAGAACGTGACCCGCGGCCGCGGGATCCCGCGTGAGCGCCTCGAGGAGGTCGGCAAGCACTACCACCTCTTCGGCGGGCGCTCGCCGATCAACGACCAGTGCCGGGCGCTCAAGAGCGCCATCGAGGCCGACCTGGCCGGAGCCGGCATCGACCTCCCGGTCTACTGGGGCAACCGCAACTGGGACCCCTACCTCACCGAGACGCTCGCGCAGATGGCCGAGGACGGCATCAGCCGGGCGGCCTGCTTCGTCACCAGCGCCTACTCGTCGTGGTCGTCGTGCCGGCAGTACCGCGAGAACCTGTGGGACGCCGTCGACGCGCTGCCCGGCGGCGTCGAGGGATCGCCGGTGCGCCTGGACAAGCTGCGCCACTACTTCAACCACCCCGGCTTCGTGGAGCCCAACGTCGACGCGACCCTCGCCGCGCTGGCCGACCTGCCGCACGGGGTCCGCGCGGGCGCCCGCCTCGTCTTCGTCACGCACTCGATCCCGGACTCGATGAACGAGACCAGCGGCGACCCCACCGCCAGGTACGAGGGCGCAGGCGCCTACGTCGCGCAGCACCGCGACGTCGCGCGGGTCATCACCGAGAAGGTCGCGGCCGAGACCGGCACCCTCCACGAGCACGACCTCGTCTTCTGCTCGCGCAGCGGCTCGCCGCACACCCCGTGGCTCGAGCCCGACATCAACGACCACCTCGAGGCTCTGCGCGACCGCGGCGTGCCGGCGGTGGTGATGGTGCCCGTCGGGTTCGTGTCCGACCACATGGAGGTCATCTACGACCTCGACACCGAGGCGGTGGAGACCGCCGAGCGGATCGGGCTGCCGGTGCGCCGGGCCGCGACCGCCGGCACCGACGCCCGGTTCGTGGCCACCGTGCGCGACCTGCTCGTGGAGCGCGCCACCGTCGAGCGCGGCGAGGACGTGGTGCGCGCCAGCGTCGGCGACACCGGCCCGATGTGGGACGTGTGCCCGGTCGGCTGCTGCGCCAACCCTCGCGCCGAGCGGCCCGCGCTGTGCGGCCGCGACACGTGA
- a CDS encoding MFS transporter, translated as MLTSYSRVLGRPGALRFSLTGMFARLPISMVGLGIVLLVQSSTGSYGLAGAVSAAYMLANALLAIAQGRLVDRLGQGPVLSTVSVVFGVALVLLIWSVRADWPVAATYAAAALAGASLPQIGSCVRARWSHVLEAPAEVQTAYALEAVVDEVCFILGPILVTVLATSVHPVAGLGSALVFGVVGGLAFAAQRGTEPPPQRHDRATGRRPGLPWRTVVPLVAVSFLLGVLFGAAEVTTIAFADERGNRAWAGALLALWALGSLVSGVITGAVIWRAGPATRLKWGALAMAAAMAPLPFIGSLPLMGVVLLIGGAAIAPTMVATMSLTEATVPRSRLTEGMSVMQTGLIAGVAPGATLSGIVVDASGASAAYLVSAAAGLLAVLAAQTLPRRLPVPADPVTSGAGPAAP; from the coding sequence ATGCTGACGTCGTACAGCCGCGTCCTGGGTCGGCCCGGTGCCCTGCGGTTCAGCCTCACCGGGATGTTCGCGCGCCTGCCCATCAGCATGGTCGGGCTCGGCATCGTCCTGCTGGTCCAGTCCTCGACCGGGTCCTACGGCCTGGCCGGGGCGGTGTCCGCGGCGTACATGCTGGCCAACGCGCTGCTGGCGATCGCCCAGGGCCGCCTCGTCGACCGGCTCGGCCAGGGCCCGGTGCTGAGCACCGTCAGCGTGGTGTTCGGCGTGGCGCTGGTGCTGCTGATCTGGTCGGTGCGCGCCGACTGGCCCGTGGCTGCGACGTACGCCGCCGCCGCACTGGCCGGGGCGAGCCTGCCCCAGATCGGCTCCTGCGTGCGCGCCCGCTGGTCGCACGTGCTCGAGGCGCCGGCCGAGGTGCAGACCGCCTACGCGCTCGAGGCCGTGGTCGACGAGGTCTGCTTCATCCTCGGCCCCATCCTGGTCACCGTCCTGGCCACCAGCGTGCACCCCGTCGCCGGTCTCGGGTCGGCCCTGGTCTTCGGCGTGGTCGGCGGCCTGGCCTTCGCCGCCCAGCGCGGCACCGAGCCGCCGCCGCAGCGCCACGACCGCGCCACCGGGCGACGCCCGGGGCTCCCGTGGCGCACCGTGGTCCCCCTGGTGGCCGTCTCGTTCCTGCTCGGGGTGCTGTTCGGGGCCGCCGAGGTCACCACCATCGCGTTCGCCGACGAGCGGGGCAACCGCGCCTGGGCGGGCGCGCTGCTGGCCCTGTGGGCGTTGGGCAGCCTCGTCTCGGGCGTCATCACCGGCGCCGTCATCTGGCGCGCGGGCCCGGCCACCCGGCTCAAGTGGGGTGCGCTGGCGATGGCCGCCGCGATGGCCCCGCTCCCCTTCATCGGCTCGCTGCCGCTGATGGGCGTGGTGCTGCTCATCGGGGGCGCGGCGATCGCGCCGACCATGGTGGCGACCATGTCGCTCACCGAGGCGACGGTGCCGCGCAGCCGCCTGACCGAGGGCATGTCGGTGATGCAGACCGGCCTGATCGCCGGCGTCGCCCCCGGGGCCACCCTGTCCGGCATCGTCGTGGACGCCTCCGGGGCCTCCGCCGCCTACCTGGTCTCGGCCGCCGCCGGGCTGCTGGCCGTGCTCGCCGCCCAGACCCTGCCCCGCCGGCTGCCGGTGCCGGCGGACCCGGTCACTTCCGGTGCGGGTCCCGCAGCACCCTGA
- a CDS encoding D-arabinono-1,4-lactone oxidase, which produces MWVNWSGTESARPVRVEQPQGVEDVVAAVQRAREERTTVKMVGTGHSFTAVAAPEHTMLTPGGMSGVVAVDREAMTVTALAGTPLHLLNSTLERLGLSLHNMGDIAEQTLAGAVSTGTHGTGGVTSGLAAQVVGLEMVTGAGEVLRADAAHHPDVLAVARLGLGALGVLTTLTFAVEPLFVLEAHEQPLGWDEALDGFDDLVAAHHHVDLYWFPHTDRVQAKCNDRLDVPLAEARPLPRWRHVLDDDLLQNTVFGALTAAAARVPALVPPLNRACSALLSERTYSDVSHRVFTARRSVVFREMEYAVPRAAGVEVLREARAAIEASGLRISFPVEVRVAPADDVALSTAQGRDTTYLAFHTHRSTPHAEYFALLEPILRAHDGRPHWGKMHTRSATDLAPTYPRFEEFLAMRDRLDPDRVLTNAYLRRVLGD; this is translated from the coding sequence ATGTGGGTGAACTGGTCGGGGACGGAGTCGGCGCGCCCGGTGCGTGTCGAGCAGCCCCAGGGCGTCGAGGACGTCGTGGCGGCGGTGCAGCGGGCGCGCGAGGAGCGCACGACGGTGAAGATGGTCGGCACCGGCCACAGCTTCACCGCCGTCGCCGCGCCCGAGCACACGATGCTCACCCCGGGCGGGATGAGCGGCGTCGTCGCCGTGGACCGCGAGGCGATGACGGTGACGGCCCTGGCCGGCACTCCCCTGCACTTGCTCAACAGCACCCTCGAGCGGTTGGGCCTGTCCCTGCACAACATGGGCGACATCGCCGAGCAGACCCTGGCCGGCGCGGTCTCCACCGGCACCCACGGCACCGGCGGCGTCACCTCCGGGCTCGCCGCCCAGGTGGTCGGGCTCGAGATGGTCACCGGCGCGGGCGAGGTGCTGCGCGCCGACGCCGCCCACCATCCCGACGTGCTCGCCGTGGCTCGGCTGGGGCTCGGCGCCCTGGGGGTGCTCACCACCCTGACCTTCGCCGTGGAGCCGCTGTTCGTCCTCGAGGCCCACGAGCAGCCGCTGGGCTGGGACGAGGCGCTCGACGGCTTCGACGACCTGGTCGCCGCGCACCACCACGTCGACCTCTACTGGTTCCCGCACACCGACCGGGTGCAGGCCAAGTGCAACGACCGCCTCGACGTGCCGCTCGCCGAGGCCCGTCCGCTGCCGCGCTGGCGCCACGTGCTCGACGACGACCTGCTGCAGAACACCGTCTTCGGCGCCCTGACCGCCGCTGCGGCCCGGGTGCCGGCCCTCGTCCCCCCGCTGAACCGGGCATGCTCGGCGCTGCTCTCCGAGCGCACCTACAGCGACGTGTCGCACCGCGTCTTCACCGCCCGGCGCTCGGTCGTCTTCCGCGAGATGGAGTACGCCGTCCCGCGTGCGGCCGGCGTCGAGGTGCTGCGCGAGGCGCGGGCCGCGATCGAGGCCTCGGGGCTGCGGATCAGCTTCCCCGTCGAGGTGCGCGTGGCGCCGGCCGACGACGTGGCGCTGTCGACCGCGCAGGGCCGCGACACGACGTACCTGGCCTTCCACACGCACCGCTCGACCCCGCACGCGGAGTACTTCGCGCTGCTGGAGCCGATCCTGCGCGCCCATGACGGACGGCCGCACTGGGGCAAGATGCACACCCGCTCCGCGACCGACCTGGCGCCGACCTACCCCCGCTTCGAGGAGTTCCTGGCGATGCGGGACCGGCTCGACCCCGACCGGGTGCTGACCAACGCGTACCTGCGTCGGGTGCTGGGCGACTGA
- a CDS encoding trimeric intracellular cation channel family protein has translation MPPVEPAPTLIVLDLIGIFVFAISGALVAVRKDLDLFAVLVLAGTTGLGGGFLRDVLIDATPPAALADWRYLLVPIAAGLLAFVYHPALGRMERLVTVFDAFGLALFCVAGALKAVDYGLGPLPAALLGMVTGIGGGMVRDVLAGRVPIVFRGELYATPAIAGAMVAVLMERGGLPVVVAALTGASVCLVWRLLAVWRGWQAPLPRGSASV, from the coding sequence GTGCCACCAGTCGAGCCCGCCCCGACCCTCATCGTCCTCGACCTCATCGGCATCTTCGTGTTCGCGATCTCCGGTGCGCTGGTCGCGGTGCGCAAGGACCTCGACCTCTTCGCCGTCCTGGTGCTCGCCGGCACGACCGGCCTGGGCGGAGGGTTCCTGCGCGACGTGCTGATCGACGCCACCCCACCGGCCGCCCTGGCCGACTGGCGCTACCTGCTCGTCCCGATCGCCGCGGGGCTGCTGGCTTTCGTCTACCACCCGGCGCTGGGCCGGATGGAGCGGCTCGTGACGGTCTTCGACGCGTTCGGCCTGGCCCTGTTCTGCGTCGCGGGAGCGCTCAAGGCCGTCGACTACGGGCTCGGTCCGCTGCCGGCGGCGCTGCTGGGCATGGTCACCGGCATCGGTGGCGGGATGGTGCGCGACGTCCTCGCCGGCCGGGTGCCGATCGTGTTCCGCGGCGAGCTCTACGCCACGCCCGCCATCGCGGGGGCGATGGTCGCGGTGCTGATGGAGCGCGGCGGGCTGCCGGTCGTGGTGGCGGCTCTCACGGGAGCGTCGGTCTGCCTGGTCTGGCGGCTGCTCGCCGTCTGGCGCGGGTGGCAGGCACCCCTGCCACGGGGCTCGGCCAGCGTCTGA